Within Gossypium hirsutum isolate 1008001.06 unplaced genomic scaffold, Gossypium_hirsutum_v2.1 scaffold_306, whole genome shotgun sequence, the genomic segment ccttaaaccctaaaccctaaaccctaaaccctaaaaccctaaaccctaaaccctaaaccctaaaccctaaaccctaaaccctaaaccctaaaaccctataaaccctaaaccctaaaaaccctaaaccctaaaccctataaaccctaaaccccctaaaccctaaaccctaaaccctaaaccctaaaccctaaaccctaaaccctaaaccccctaaaccctaaaccctaaaccctaaaccctaaaccctaaaccctaaaccctaaaccctaaaccctaaaaccctaaaccctaaaccctaaaccctaaaccctaaaccctaaaccctaaaaccctaaaccctaaaccctaaaacccctaaaccctaaacccttaaaccctaaaccctaaaccctaaaccctaaaccctaaaccctaaaccctaaaaaccctaaaccctaaaaccctaaaccctaaaccctaaaaccctaaacccctaaaccctaaaccctaaaaccctaaaaccctaaaccctaaaccctaaaccctaaaccctaaacctaaaccctaaaccctaaaccctaaaccctaaaccctaaaccctaaaccctaaaccctaaaccctaaaccctaaaaccctaaaccctaaaccctaaaccaaaccctaaaaaaaaccctaaaccctaaaacctaaaccctaaaccctaaaccctaaaccctaaaaaccctaaaccctaaaccctaaaccctaaaccctaaaaccctaaaccctaaaaccctaaaccctaaaaccctaaaccctaaaccctaaaccctaaaccctaaacccctaaacccctaaaccctaaaccctaaaccctaaaccctaaaccctaaaaccctaaaccctaaaccctaaaaccctaaaccctaaaccctaaaccctaaacccaaccctaaaccctaaaaccctaaacccctaaaccctaaaccctaaaccctaaaccctaaaaccctaaacctaaaccctaaaccctaaaaccctaaaacccccctaaaccctaaaccctaaaccctaaaaccctaaaccctaaaccctaaaccctaaaaccctaaaccctaaaccctaaaccctaaaaccctaaaccctaaaccctaaaaccctaaaccctaaaccctaaaccctaaaccctaaacccctaaacccctaaaccctaaaccctaaaaccctaaaccctaaaccccctaaaccctaaaccctaaaccctaaaccctaaaccctaaaaaccctaaaccctaaacctaaaccctaaccctaaaccctaaaccctaaaccctaaaccctaaaaccctaaccctaaaccctaaaccctaaaccctaaaccctaaaccctaaaccctaaaaccctaaaccctaaaccctaaaccctaaaccctaaacccctaaaccctaaaccctaaacctaaaccctaaaccctaataaaccctaaaccaccctaaaccctaaaccctaaaccctataaaccctaaacccctaaaccctaaaccctaaaccctaaaccctaaaaaccctaaaccctaaaaccctaaaccctaaaaccctaaaccctaaaccctaaaccctaaaaaccctaaaccctaaaccctaaaccctaaaccctaaaccctaaaaaccctaaaccctaaaccctaaaccctaaaccctaaaccctaaaccctaaaaccctaaaaaccctaaaccctaaaccctaaaccctaaaaccctaaaccctaaaccctaaaccctaaaccctaaaaccctaaaccctaaaccctaaaccctaaaccctaaaccctaaaccctaaaccctaaaaccctaaaccctaaaaccctaaaccctaaaccctaaaccctaaaccctaaaaaccctaaaccctaaaccctaaaaccctaaaccctaaaccctaaaccctaaaccctaaacccctaaccctaaaccctaaaccctaaactaaaccctaaaccctaaataaaccctaaaccctaaaccctaaaaccctaaaccctaacaaccctaaaccctaaaaccctaaaccctaaaccctaaaaccctaaacccctaaaccctaaaccctaaaccctaaaccctaaaccctaaaccctaaaccctaaaccctaaaccctaaaccctaaaaccctaaaaccctaaaccctaaaaaaccctaaaccctaaaccctaaaaaaccctaaaccctaaaaccctaaaaaccctaaaccctaaaccctaaaccctaaaccctaaaccctaaaccctaaaccctaaaccctaaaccctaaaaaaccctaaaccctaaaaccctaaaaccctaaaccctaaaaccctaaaaccctaaaccctaaaccctaaaccctaaaccctaaaccctaaaccctaaccctaaaccctaaaccctaaaaccctaaaccctaaaaaccctaaaccctaaaccctaaaccctaaaccctaaaccctaaaccctaaaaccctaaaccctaaaccctaaaaaccctaaaccctaaaccctaaaccctaaaccctaaccctaaaaccctaaacccctaaacccctaaacccaaaaccccaaaaccccaaaccccaaacccccaaaccccaaaccccaaaccccaaaccccaaaccctaaaaccctaaaaccccaaacccccaaaccctaaaaccccaaaccccaaaccctaaaccctaaaccctaaaccctaaaccctaaaccctaaaccctaaaccccaaccttaaacccctaaacccctaaaccccaaaccccaaacccctaaaccctaaaccccaaaccccaaaccccaaaccccaaaccccaaaccccaaaccccaaaccccaaaccccaaaccctaaacccctaaacccctaaaccctaaaccctaaaccctaaaccctaaaccctaaaccctaaaccctaaaccctaaaccctaaaccctaaaccctaaaccctaaaccctaaagtGTAATATTGTTTAACATAAATCTGACCAATATGAAATCACCATAAAGAAGGGCAACCAAACATTGGCCGACACTGCTAGAATGACAAGGAAAGAGTACAGCACCTGAAGCACAATAGGCAATTGCTCTGGTGGCTTTTTATGCTCAGATCCATGGTCAAGCCATACCTCAAAGGCTATCAGCTGTTCAGTGAAAAATGAACTTGgctgaaacaaaacaaaagtacACTCAGGTATGAGGGAACATGATGAGCAGTAAATAGGCACCCTCTCATTCTGGTACTCAATTCTTGTCTGGATCCAATACATGTCAGCGAAATTCCGGATAACAAATAAATATTAGCAAAGAAACTGGAAGTAAAACACACCTGGAACTCTGCATTAGGATCCTCAACCAACGATGGAAGATGAGAAAGGCAAATTTCAGCAGCCATGTCCCATGCATCCCTGGAATGTGCAgaaggaaattttaaaataaacaactgAAAAACAAGTTGTAAAGTAAGTCAATATCCCTTGTAGTACCACATATAGTGCTGATGGGTTGGTGGCAACATTGGGTAAGAAATTGGAGAACAATTTGCAGAGCGCATAATCCTCTCAGCAAGAAAAAATTTCTGAACAAACTAGCAACTAGTAAATCCTGTCTAAACAACCTTCGGAAAAGGTCTGCATCACAAAAAGAAGAGTTGATTAAATAGATTAGAATACAGGAACTGCTTAAATAAAAGAAGGCACACAACTGATCAATAAACTGAAAGAACTAGCATGAGGGAGAACCTTCCAAGCAATTGTTTCTGTCACTGCAGTAAATATCCAATTCAATTCCCCTAGAAGTGTTTTACGGTCATTTTGACGGCCAGGAATTTTATCAATAAGTGAAGAGTCAAGAGACTCATGAAGCAATGAACGTGTACAAAACCTGGAAGAGATAACAACCATCAGAAGATTAATAAGCTCattttatacaaaataattaaataaattaaaatcagaTGAGCAATTTATTAAAAGTGCTCAATAAGGTGAATACCATGTTTAAAAATCCAGAAACAATGAAAAGTAAACAGAAAACTTAGTAAAGGCTAATTCAAGATGCAAACACAAAGAAGATAATATTTAGCTTAGCAAATAGGCAAATACTATTTGACTATTAAATGCAGCACTAAGTCCTAATCAAGCATATCAAATGAGAACTTTTACCATCTCAATGTCATTTTGATAGGTGTAGTAAGACAAGAAGTAAACACATCGGCAGGACATTCAGCACTTTGAGGAAGAGTCTCATGTGCTTCACACGCAGCCAGAAGAATGCAGTCTCTTGAAGATCCAGGGTAGTTAGAAGTGCCACAGTCAAGAAGCtatcaatcaaattcaaataaagaaaaaaaagaatatcaAATAAGGCTAGAGAAGGAAGACAATGATGTCTATTTGAATAGCGCCAGCCAGAAAATATACTACTGACAAATTGAGGATAGAACGCGAGCAAGTACCTCAATGAAGGCATTAACAACCATTCCTGCAGCAAAGCAATCAAATAAGGCTAGAGAAGGAAGACAAACAACAATTCCTGCAGCAGAGCAATCAAAAACATATATAGAAGGTGTTTTTAGCCAAGAATCAAGATCGCTGATAGGCAAGGGAATATACTGTGTATAACTCAGCACAGGAAATGTTCAGGCTTAGCAAGGAGAAAAATTGCCAAATAGAGCAAAAGAAAAGCAACAAGAATTGATTCCTAACAGTTAAACAAGTGAACACCTTATTAAACAGCCAGATTTAACCATTTGCAGTTGGCTTTGGAACACCATGTCCATTGTAATGACATAAAACTCTCTGACTTGGCATATCTGCAACATGTATTACAAAGTTTCTTCACTTCATCCACTGTAGGATCAACTTCGACCTTACTGCGAGCCTGGCCATGTTTAATAGAAAGAATTAGATTCTAAACTTGATGGAATAGCCTGTAATGAGACGTGGTATAAGATGGTGTTCAAACCTTGGGCTGCCACTTCTCATATTGATCTCTCAAGTTTTTCCCAATAGTTTCCACTGCTTTTTGTGGTGCCATAGAAAAAGGATCTGCaacaatgaaagaaagaaaaagtggaACATGCTAATATCAATGAAGAACattagattgaaaaaaaaaattatatgttttaatcattttgcGACCAAAGAATGGATGTTGGATAGAAAATATGATTGAAAACTTATTTTGTGCAAGTGCAGCACTAGGATTTCAACTTTTTCCTTCTTGGCAACCAATAAAGCAAGGCCAGTACAAGGGTTGTATATAGAAACAATAAATAGATAAGCATCCCTGAGACTGCATGCAAAATACTATGTTTGTGCAGCAATAACCCTACAAAAAGTGACACTTTCTTAGCCACCGAACTtgataattatttcaattttgtaTCCAATTTTCTGTTGGTCGTTTGCCACTGCTTCAAACACCATAAACGGTAAAACAATACTTCAAAAGAACGTACTCCGAAGCTCCAAAATTTACCTTCCTCTTTGAAAAAGTTCAATATGTTAAAAGTTCCAAACTACTTATAGTTACAAAATTTTCCGTTTTTTACCCTAACATAAAAGGAGATACTTGTTTCCCAACTGATAAAAAGAAATATAGAGAAGAGCTCAGTTTGAAGTAGGATCATAATTAGCACTCTTGGACAGGATTTATGGTAATTCTCAACATTCCAATGCAAATATAAAGACAACTAAGGAGCAGATACCGTTTAGAGCCAAGGGCAAACAATATCCAAACTTAAAAATTCATGCATGCTCAACGAATCAGCAAGCATTTAGTTCGGTCATATATTAAAATAACACAAAACTTATTAAAGATTTCTTGAGGAATAATCATGAGCATTAAAGCTTCAATAACCATTAAATagcaaaaatgcaaaaataagaGAGAATTGACTCAAAAAACATACCAGTCCAGCACTTCTTGCGCAAGGAGATATTTTTATTACATCGGGTGGATCAACACTGATATTTAGACATAAAACTAGGGCCACACATCCTGTCTTCATCTGCATATGAAGTTGTCAGTCAAGTGAATATGGTCAAGCACACCATATCAAGACAAATTAAAGGAAAAATAGTTAGGGGATGGTTTCTAATATTCATTAAGAAGAAACATACTATTATCTAAGAATCAAATTCAGTTCCaagaaagaaaatattacttaatGTATTGCAAAGAAACCCGAGCAAAGAGGCTGCTGAAAGATAAAAACAGTCTTTTTAATGCACACTTTAGGAAGTAGAATGCGAACAAATTTGGTATAGTATAACACTATTTCAAATTATTTGTATTCTGCATGTTTAGGCTTTATAAATCTCTTTAAGCAGACATAACAATCTTCCACAATATTGTCTCCTTATTTTGCTTTTAGATTCAAAATTCATGTCAAAACCTAAAAGGTAAAAATAGAAAACATTTCACCATGGCATGTTCA encodes:
- the LOC121226555 gene encoding regulatory-associated protein of TOR 1-like gives rise to the protein MVVNAFIELLDCGTSNYPGSSRDCILLAACEAHETLPQSAECPADVFTSCLTTPIKMTLRWFCTRSLLHESLDSSLIDKIPGRQNDRKTLLGELNWIFTAVTETIAWKTFSEGCLDRIY